In Prescottella soli, a genomic segment contains:
- a CDS encoding 3-oxoacyl-ACP reductase gives MVESLSLAGRTAIVTGAGAGLGRAEALALAEAGAAVVVNDMGAAAHDVVDEIKAAGGQALAITGDVSDWSLGERMIQEAVSNFGSMDILVNNAGILRDKMIFNLSESDWDDVIRVHLKGHAATSHAAAVHWRQASKDAGGPIFGRVINTSSEAFLFGSAGQPNYSAAKAGITALTLSTAAGLSRYGVRANAICPRARTAMTAEAFGTENNTGAQGLDPLAPERVATLVSYLASPASDEINGQVFVVYGKMVALMAAPLVENRFDAAGSEFSLEELAGQLTPYFSGRGPYETYAAYSVAGLEKIALATDAPAEV, from the coding sequence ATGGTGGAATCCCTGAGCTTGGCCGGTCGCACGGCCATCGTCACCGGCGCGGGAGCGGGACTCGGTCGCGCCGAGGCGCTCGCCCTCGCCGAGGCCGGGGCGGCGGTCGTCGTCAACGACATGGGTGCGGCCGCACACGACGTCGTCGACGAGATCAAGGCCGCCGGCGGCCAGGCGCTCGCGATCACGGGCGACGTCTCCGACTGGTCGCTCGGCGAGCGGATGATCCAGGAAGCGGTCTCGAACTTCGGATCGATGGACATCCTGGTCAACAACGCCGGCATCCTGCGGGACAAGATGATCTTCAACCTGTCGGAGTCCGACTGGGACGACGTCATCCGCGTCCACCTCAAGGGCCACGCCGCGACGTCGCACGCGGCGGCGGTGCACTGGCGCCAGGCGAGCAAGGACGCAGGTGGACCGATCTTCGGTCGCGTGATCAACACCTCCTCCGAGGCGTTCCTCTTCGGTTCCGCGGGACAGCCGAACTACTCGGCGGCGAAGGCCGGCATCACCGCGCTCACCCTGTCGACGGCGGCGGGACTGTCCCGCTACGGCGTGCGCGCCAACGCGATCTGCCCGCGCGCCCGGACAGCGATGACCGCCGAGGCGTTCGGCACCGAGAACAACACCGGCGCACAGGGCCTCGACCCGCTGGCGCCCGAGCGCGTCGCCACCCTGGTCAGCTACCTCGCCTCGCCCGCGTCGGACGAGATCAACGGCCAGGTGTTCGTCGTCTACGGCAAGATGGTCGCGCTGATGGCGGCGCCGCTGGTCGAGAACCGTTTCGATGCAGCGGGTTCCGAGTTCTCCCTCGAGGAGCTCGCCGGACAGCTCACGCCGTACTTCTCGGGTCGCGGCCCCTACGAGACCTACGCCGCGTACAGCGTCGCCGGTCTCGAGAAGATCGCGCTGGCCACTGACGCTCCCGCCGAAGTCTGA
- a CDS encoding VOC family protein, whose product MSRHSSYTEGTPNWVDLQTPNQAAAKAFYTTLFGWSYDEQPMMEDEVYSVATLRGERVAGIAPMPHGSPADATARWNTFLAVDDVDAAAAKVEPAGGHLVLPPFDVVEAGRMALVADPTGAEVALWQARIHIGATLVNETGTLIWNELVTDRPDSALAFYQAVVGLGSAAMPIPGSGDYTVLQVGGDGVGGCIPPPRPDVPNHWQAYFCVENTDATVAQAVEAGGTVVAAPFDMTSVGRMAVLSDPQGAVFSVMQPESA is encoded by the coding sequence ATGTCTCGACACTCGAGTTATACGGAAGGCACGCCCAACTGGGTGGATCTGCAAACCCCGAACCAAGCCGCGGCCAAGGCTTTCTACACAACACTTTTCGGCTGGTCGTACGACGAACAGCCGATGATGGAGGACGAGGTCTATTCGGTCGCGACCCTGCGGGGCGAACGGGTCGCGGGCATCGCCCCGATGCCGCACGGTTCGCCCGCCGACGCGACCGCCAGGTGGAACACCTTTCTCGCCGTGGACGACGTCGACGCGGCGGCGGCCAAGGTGGAACCGGCCGGCGGACACCTGGTCCTCCCACCGTTCGACGTCGTCGAGGCCGGGAGGATGGCACTGGTCGCCGACCCCACGGGCGCCGAGGTGGCCCTGTGGCAGGCCCGAATCCACATCGGCGCGACGCTGGTCAACGAGACCGGGACCCTGATCTGGAACGAACTGGTGACCGATCGCCCGGACAGCGCGCTGGCGTTCTATCAGGCGGTCGTCGGACTGGGGTCGGCTGCGATGCCGATCCCCGGATCGGGTGACTACACCGTGCTTCAGGTCGGTGGCGACGGGGTGGGCGGCTGCATTCCGCCGCCCCGGCCCGACGTCCCCAACCACTGGCAGGCGTACTTCTGCGTCGAGAACACCGACGCCACCGTCGCGCAGGCCGTCGAGGCGGGCGGGACGGTGGTTGCCGCCCCGTTCGACATGACCTCCGTAGGGCGCATGGCGGTGCTGTCCGATCCGCAAGGCGCGGTGTTCAGCGTGATGCAGCCGGAATCGGCCTGA
- a CDS encoding GMC oxidoreductase, translated as MTDSRANTRTSTQGIGQVSRRRFLAGTGLAAGAVMLSSMSTFASAAPRRALADGDRIPALVIGSGYGGAVAALRLTQAGIPTQIVEMGRSWDTPGADGKIFCGMLNPDKRSTWLSTTTDQPVSNFMGFGINKSVDRYVGVLDAERFSGIKVYQGRGVGGGSLVNGGMAVTPKRTWFEEILPSVDSNEMYNTYFPRANTGLGVNNIDQAWFESTPWYQFARTGRKTAQRSGFATTFVPNVYDFDYMKKEAAGQVTKSGLGGEVIYGNNAGKKSLDKTYLAQAAATGKLTITTLHRVTKVAPAAGAGYSVTMEQIDEQGNVIATKVVTADRVFFAAGSIGTSKLLVSMKAQGYLPNLPAQVGEGWGNNGNIMVGRANHMWDATGSQQATIPTMGIDNWADPTAPIFAEIAPLPAGLETYVSLYLAITKNPERARFQFNSGTGKVDLSWTVSQNQTGINMAKKVFDKINQKEGTIYRTDLFGTVKTWGDEFTYHPLGGCVLNKATDNYGRLPGYPGLYVVDGSLVPGNTGVNPFVTITALAERTMEKVIAADIV; from the coding sequence ATGACCGATAGCCGGGCGAACACACGAACTTCAACTCAGGGAATCGGGCAGGTCTCCCGCCGCAGATTCCTTGCGGGAACGGGACTTGCGGCCGGAGCGGTCATGCTCTCGTCGATGTCTACGTTTGCCTCCGCGGCCCCCCGCCGCGCGCTCGCGGACGGTGACCGCATTCCGGCTCTCGTGATCGGCAGCGGGTACGGCGGTGCCGTCGCCGCCCTCCGACTCACCCAGGCCGGGATCCCCACCCAGATCGTCGAGATGGGCCGCAGCTGGGACACCCCCGGCGCCGACGGCAAGATCTTCTGCGGGATGCTCAATCCCGACAAGCGCTCGACGTGGTTGTCCACCACGACCGATCAGCCCGTCAGCAACTTCATGGGCTTCGGCATCAACAAGTCCGTCGACCGGTACGTCGGTGTGCTCGACGCCGAGCGGTTCTCCGGCATCAAGGTCTACCAGGGTCGCGGCGTCGGCGGCGGCTCGCTCGTCAACGGCGGCATGGCGGTCACTCCGAAGCGCACCTGGTTCGAGGAGATCCTGCCGTCGGTCGACTCGAACGAGATGTACAACACGTACTTCCCCCGCGCGAACACCGGTCTGGGCGTCAACAACATCGACCAGGCCTGGTTCGAGTCGACGCCGTGGTACCAGTTCGCGCGCACGGGCCGCAAGACCGCTCAACGGTCCGGTTTCGCAACGACTTTCGTGCCGAACGTCTACGACTTCGACTACATGAAGAAGGAAGCCGCCGGACAGGTCACCAAGTCGGGCCTCGGCGGCGAGGTCATCTACGGCAACAACGCCGGCAAGAAGTCGCTCGACAAGACCTACCTCGCGCAGGCGGCCGCCACCGGCAAGCTCACGATCACCACCCTGCACCGCGTCACCAAGGTCGCCCCGGCGGCCGGCGCGGGTTACAGCGTGACGATGGAGCAGATCGACGAGCAGGGCAATGTCATCGCCACCAAGGTCGTCACCGCCGACCGGGTGTTCTTCGCCGCCGGCAGCATCGGCACCAGCAAACTGCTCGTGTCGATGAAGGCGCAGGGCTACCTGCCCAACCTGCCCGCGCAGGTCGGTGAGGGCTGGGGCAACAACGGCAACATCATGGTCGGGCGCGCGAACCACATGTGGGACGCCACCGGATCGCAGCAGGCCACGATCCCGACGATGGGCATCGACAACTGGGCGGACCCGACGGCGCCGATCTTCGCCGAGATCGCCCCGCTCCCGGCGGGCCTCGAGACCTACGTGAGCCTGTACCTCGCCATCACCAAGAATCCCGAACGTGCTCGCTTCCAGTTCAATTCGGGCACCGGCAAGGTCGATCTCTCCTGGACGGTGTCCCAGAACCAGACGGGCATCAACATGGCCAAGAAGGTCTTCGACAAGATCAACCAGAAGGAAGGCACGATCTACCGGACGGACCTGTTCGGCACGGTCAAGACCTGGGGCGACGAGTTCACGTACCACCCGCTGGGCGGCTGCGTGCTGAACAAGGCAACCGACAACTACGGCCGTCTGCCCGGGTACCCGGGCCTGTACGTCGTCGACGGCTCGCTGGTCCCGGGCAACACCGGCGTCAACCCGTTCGTCACCATCACGGCGCTGGCCGAACGGACGATGGAGAAGGTCATCGCCGCCGACATCGTGTGA
- a CDS encoding DNA-3-methyladenine glycosylase family protein, which yields MTGTAPMVQLEVVTKRPVDLSSTLSPLRHGRFDPCHRTEPDGTVWRTSLLPSGAVTYRLRQLGPSTVDARAWGPGAEELEMYVPGLVGEHDAERAADFAPTHPKLVDAHRRFPNLRIVRTARVLESLVPAILEQRVHGVAAQASWRRLVTKFGAPAPGPAPDGMRVPPSAEAWRRIPSWEFHRANVDPQRAKTIVACARVADRLEETVDLDRAAAHRRLRAVPGIGAWTAAEVAQRALGDADALSVGDFHLASIVGWSLLGRPLDDDGMVEYLDDLRPHRYRAIRLLEVSGQARKPKFGPRTPIVDHTWH from the coding sequence ATGACCGGTACGGCGCCGATGGTGCAGCTCGAGGTGGTCACGAAGCGTCCGGTGGACCTCTCGTCGACCCTGTCTCCGCTGCGCCACGGACGCTTCGATCCGTGTCACCGCACCGAGCCCGACGGCACCGTGTGGCGCACGTCGCTGCTGCCGTCCGGGGCGGTGACGTACCGCCTGCGTCAGCTCGGCCCGTCCACCGTCGACGCCCGGGCGTGGGGTCCGGGCGCGGAGGAACTCGAGATGTACGTGCCCGGTCTCGTCGGCGAGCACGACGCCGAGCGGGCCGCCGACTTCGCGCCCACCCATCCCAAGCTGGTCGACGCGCACCGCCGGTTCCCGAACCTGCGGATCGTGCGCACCGCGCGGGTGCTCGAGTCGCTCGTGCCGGCGATCCTCGAACAGCGCGTGCACGGTGTGGCCGCGCAAGCATCGTGGCGTCGGCTCGTGACGAAGTTCGGTGCGCCGGCGCCGGGGCCGGCCCCCGACGGCATGCGGGTCCCGCCGAGCGCCGAGGCGTGGCGGCGGATCCCGTCGTGGGAGTTCCACCGCGCGAATGTCGACCCGCAGCGCGCGAAAACGATCGTCGCCTGCGCCCGCGTCGCGGATCGGCTCGAGGAGACCGTCGACCTGGACCGCGCCGCGGCGCACCGCCGGTTGCGGGCGGTCCCGGGGATCGGGGCGTGGACGGCGGCGGAGGTCGCCCAGCGCGCGCTCGGCGACGCCGACGCCCTGTCGGTCGGCGACTTCCACCTCGCGTCGATCGTCGGGTGGAGCCTCCTCGGACGGCCCCTCGACGACGACGGGATGGTGGAGTACCTCGACGACCTGCGGCCGCACCGCTACCGCGCGATCCGGCTGCTCGAGGTCAGCGGCCAGGCCCGCAAGCCCAAGTTCGGGCCGCGGACGCCGATCGTCGACCACACGTGGCACTGA
- a CDS encoding ribonuclease H family protein, whose amino-acid sequence MIIVSTDGSCLKNPGGAIGWAWVDHEGPSRSGGDVSGTNQIAELWALVEAIVAHPGPEPLLIESDSQYAIKCASEWLPGWKRKGWKTASGGPVKNLELVQDIDRAITERTGPVRFKWVRGHVGNHFNEMADKLAGEAARAVADTPDKARPWRGLGRPDATTAPVTVAEPEPEPEPLLTLF is encoded by the coding sequence ATGATCATCGTGAGTACCGACGGTTCGTGCCTGAAGAACCCCGGTGGCGCCATCGGCTGGGCCTGGGTCGATCACGAGGGTCCCAGCCGGTCGGGCGGTGACGTCTCCGGCACCAACCAGATCGCCGAGCTGTGGGCGCTGGTCGAGGCGATCGTGGCGCATCCCGGACCGGAGCCGCTGCTCATCGAGTCCGACTCCCAGTACGCCATCAAGTGCGCCTCCGAGTGGCTGCCCGGCTGGAAGCGGAAGGGCTGGAAGACCGCGTCGGGTGGTCCGGTGAAGAACCTCGAACTGGTGCAGGACATCGACCGGGCGATCACCGAACGGACCGGGCCGGTGCGCTTCAAATGGGTCCGCGGGCACGTGGGCAATCACTTCAACGAGATGGCGGACAAGCTGGCCGGTGAGGCCGCGCGCGCCGTCGCCGACACGCCGGACAAGGCCCGCCCGTGGCGCGGACTCGGGCGGCCGGACGCCACGACCGCCCCGGTGACCGTGGCCGAGCCGGAGCCCGAGCCGGAGCCACTGCTCACGCTGTTCTGA
- a CDS encoding NADH:flavin oxidoreductase, protein MTSSSPLFQPLKVRSLELANRIVMSPMTRSHSIDGIPGDDVAGYYRRRAEGGTGLIVTEGVAIDHPTAVDNSRVPRLFGEEALAGWRKVVDGVHEAGGRIIPQLWHVGPLWGAMSKVDPALKPMRPSGEWGPLGTTSYPDSYVEWAQQATEAMTEQDIQDVISAFARAARNAIDVGFDGIALHGGHGYLLDSFLWAGTNKRDDEWGGDLERRTRFPVAVVKAIRTEIGEDYPIFFRFSQHKQQNYTAQIAETPAELKTILGALVDAGVDVLDASIRRFDIPAFEGSELSLAGWAKEVTGAFTMAVGSVGIGKSLRDSRIDGSAPVVDNIPELEKRIGGGEFDLIAIGRLHLADPALASTLRAGAPLPAFVRDVHEGSLT, encoded by the coding sequence ATGACCTCTTCATCTCCCCTGTTCCAGCCGCTGAAGGTGCGCTCGCTCGAACTCGCGAACCGCATCGTCATGTCGCCGATGACGCGGTCCCACTCGATCGACGGCATCCCGGGTGACGACGTCGCCGGCTACTACCGCCGCCGCGCCGAGGGCGGCACGGGCCTGATCGTGACCGAGGGCGTCGCGATCGACCATCCGACGGCGGTCGACAACTCACGCGTGCCGCGCCTGTTCGGCGAGGAGGCCCTGGCGGGCTGGCGCAAGGTCGTCGACGGCGTCCACGAGGCCGGGGGCAGGATCATCCCGCAGCTGTGGCACGTGGGTCCGCTGTGGGGCGCGATGAGCAAGGTCGACCCGGCACTCAAGCCGATGCGTCCGTCCGGCGAATGGGGACCGCTCGGCACCACGTCGTACCCGGACTCGTACGTCGAGTGGGCGCAGCAGGCCACCGAGGCGATGACCGAGCAGGACATCCAGGACGTCATCTCCGCCTTCGCCCGCGCGGCCCGCAACGCGATCGACGTCGGGTTCGACGGGATCGCGCTGCACGGCGGCCACGGCTACCTGCTCGACTCGTTCCTGTGGGCGGGCACCAACAAGCGTGACGACGAGTGGGGCGGCGACCTCGAGCGCCGCACCCGCTTCCCCGTCGCGGTGGTGAAGGCGATCCGCACCGAGATCGGCGAGGACTACCCGATCTTCTTCCGCTTCTCGCAGCACAAGCAGCAGAACTACACCGCGCAGATCGCCGAGACCCCCGCGGAACTGAAGACGATCCTGGGCGCCCTCGTCGACGCCGGTGTCGACGTCCTCGACGCCAGCATCCGGCGCTTCGACATCCCGGCGTTCGAGGGCAGCGAGCTGTCGCTGGCCGGCTGGGCCAAGGAGGTCACGGGCGCGTTCACGATGGCTGTGGGCAGCGTCGGCATCGGAAAGTCCCTGCGCGACAGCCGGATCGACGGTTCGGCACCGGTCGTCGACAACATCCCCGAGCTCGAGAAGCGCATCGGTGGCGGCGAGTTCGACCTCATCGCGATCGGCCGCCTGCACCTGGCCGACCCGGCACTGGCGTCGACGCTGCGCGCCGGCGCCCCGCTGCCCGCCTTCGTCCGCGACGTCCACGAGGGCTCGCTGACGTAG
- a CDS encoding SDR family NAD(P)-dependent oxidoreductase, with amino-acid sequence MRLAGKVAIVTGGAGGIGRAITRVFSREGAKVLFVDIDEGQGRELEREITDAGGEAKFLNVDISQKDSATTIRDTAVEAFGRIDVLVNNAHASRQAPLLEQTQEMFDISFNTGFYPTVHLMQACYPQLKESQGSIINFGSSSGLEGMPTQTSYAAAKEAIRGVSRVAANEWAADQIRVNVLCPFAATEGVVAWQKAFPERAAASVAKVPLQRIGDPETDIAPIALFLASDDSKYMTGQTLMADGGSLKLR; translated from the coding sequence ATGAGGCTGGCAGGAAAGGTCGCAATCGTCACCGGCGGTGCCGGCGGCATCGGCCGCGCGATCACCCGGGTGTTCTCCCGCGAGGGCGCGAAGGTGCTGTTCGTCGATATCGACGAAGGACAGGGTCGAGAACTCGAACGAGAGATCACGGACGCCGGTGGTGAGGCAAAGTTCCTCAACGTCGATATCTCGCAGAAGGATTCGGCAACGACGATCCGCGACACCGCCGTCGAGGCGTTCGGCCGGATCGACGTGCTGGTGAACAACGCGCACGCGTCGCGGCAGGCGCCGCTGCTCGAGCAGACCCAGGAGATGTTCGACATCTCGTTCAACACCGGGTTCTACCCGACGGTGCACCTCATGCAGGCGTGCTACCCGCAGTTGAAGGAGTCGCAGGGCTCGATCATCAACTTCGGTTCCAGCTCCGGACTCGAGGGCATGCCGACGCAGACGTCGTACGCGGCGGCCAAGGAGGCCATCCGCGGCGTGAGCCGGGTGGCCGCCAACGAGTGGGCCGCGGATCAGATCCGTGTGAACGTCCTGTGCCCGTTCGCGGCGACCGAGGGAGTCGTGGCGTGGCAGAAGGCGTTCCCCGAGCGCGCCGCCGCGTCGGTCGCCAAGGTGCCGCTGCAGCGGATCGGCGACCCCGAGACGGACATCGCCCCGATCGCGCTGTTCCTCGCGAGCGACGACTCGAAGTACATGACGGGCCAGACCCTCATGGCGGACGGCGGCAGCTTGAAGCTGCGCTGA
- a CDS encoding SDR family NAD(P)-dependent oxidoreductase, which yields MAEREVMGTRFDGKAAVVTGAASGIGAAVATRLVGEGASVVGIDISADALEVMEKELGEKFVGAVADVTSEDAVAAAVAVAVERFGGLDMAFNVAGSQKGGQILDLEEADWDFTVDLVQKGVFLCTKHEARHMVASGRGGAIVNVASLNGRVPVIGGSPYATGKAGVEMFGKNAAVELARHGIRVNTVLPGLVDTPLVAAVMGYEPLLDMFVERIPMGRPATPDEIAAPCLYLASDDASYITGTSLMVDGGWEISNYPDFTKLGG from the coding sequence ATGGCTGAGAGGGAAGTGATGGGTACGAGGTTCGACGGCAAGGCCGCGGTCGTGACCGGCGCGGCGTCCGGGATCGGTGCGGCCGTCGCGACGCGACTGGTCGGGGAGGGCGCGTCCGTCGTCGGTATCGACATCTCCGCCGACGCGCTCGAGGTGATGGAGAAGGAACTCGGCGAGAAGTTCGTCGGGGCGGTCGCCGACGTCACGAGCGAGGACGCGGTCGCCGCGGCCGTCGCCGTGGCGGTCGAGCGCTTCGGGGGGCTCGACATGGCCTTCAATGTCGCCGGTTCGCAGAAGGGCGGCCAGATCCTCGACCTCGAGGAAGCCGACTGGGACTTCACCGTCGATCTGGTGCAGAAGGGCGTGTTCCTCTGCACCAAGCACGAGGCCCGACACATGGTGGCCAGCGGGCGGGGCGGCGCCATCGTCAACGTCGCGTCGCTCAACGGGCGCGTGCCGGTCATCGGTGGCAGCCCCTACGCGACCGGCAAGGCCGGCGTCGAGATGTTCGGCAAGAACGCGGCCGTCGAGCTCGCCCGGCACGGGATCCGGGTCAACACGGTGCTGCCGGGCCTCGTCGACACCCCGCTGGTGGCCGCGGTGATGGGCTACGAGCCGCTGCTGGACATGTTCGTCGAACGCATCCCGATGGGTCGTCCCGCGACCCCGGACGAGATCGCGGCGCCGTGCCTGTACCTGGCCAGCGACGACGCCAGCTACATCACCGGGACCAGCCTCATGGTCGACGGCGGCTGGGAGATCTCCAACTACCCGGACTTCACCAAGCTCGGCGGCTAG
- a CDS encoding 2,3-butanediol dehydrogenase, with translation MRAAVLHGVEDLRVEDVPEPALRDGHVLIDVAYNGICGSDLGMIHTFGVSEYPHPLTGACGPQILGHEFAGVVREVGAGVDDLSVGDRVVVQPNYSCGTCVRCAAGLEHLCQVIAFHGLNADGGGLSERTVVPAGNVHKIPDGVSLMQAAVVEPLAVTLHAVELAGLQPGQFALVLGAGPIGIATALNLRAGGVDRILLSEPSPARRAVAAGMGFDVIDPATQDPVAAVAERTGGAGADAVFECAGVAVAVQTAIGAVRARGAVVLLATYKEEVPLATYMLMFTEARLMASLAYSRKEFRTVIDRMADGAYPLDGWVECVPLADVVVEGVQAASAGHKMKVLVEVGHG, from the coding sequence ATGAGGGCCGCGGTCCTGCACGGCGTCGAGGACCTCCGGGTGGAGGACGTCCCGGAGCCCGCACTGCGCGACGGCCACGTCCTGATCGACGTGGCGTACAACGGAATCTGTGGTTCGGACCTCGGGATGATCCACACGTTCGGCGTCTCCGAGTATCCGCATCCGCTCACGGGTGCCTGCGGACCGCAGATCCTCGGTCACGAGTTCGCCGGAGTGGTACGCGAGGTCGGTGCCGGCGTCGACGATCTGTCCGTCGGCGACCGCGTCGTGGTGCAGCCGAACTACAGCTGCGGCACGTGCGTGCGGTGCGCCGCGGGCCTCGAGCACCTGTGCCAGGTCATCGCCTTCCACGGACTCAACGCGGACGGCGGCGGACTGTCGGAGCGCACGGTGGTCCCCGCCGGCAACGTGCACAAGATCCCGGACGGCGTGAGCCTCATGCAGGCCGCGGTGGTCGAGCCGCTCGCCGTGACGCTGCACGCCGTCGAGCTGGCCGGTCTGCAGCCGGGACAGTTCGCGCTGGTACTCGGGGCGGGCCCGATCGGCATCGCGACGGCCCTCAATCTGCGGGCCGGGGGTGTCGACCGGATCCTGCTCAGCGAGCCGTCCCCAGCGCGCCGGGCGGTGGCCGCGGGAATGGGATTCGACGTGATCGATCCCGCCACGCAGGATCCCGTGGCGGCTGTTGCCGAGCGAACCGGCGGCGCCGGTGCGGACGCGGTGTTCGAATGTGCCGGGGTGGCCGTGGCGGTGCAGACCGCGATCGGAGCGGTGCGGGCCCGCGGGGCGGTGGTCCTGCTCGCCACCTACAAGGAAGAGGTGCCGCTCGCGACGTACATGCTGATGTTCACCGAGGCGCGGCTGATGGCATCGCTGGCATACTCGCGCAAGGAGTTTCGTACCGTCATCGACCGGATGGCGGACGGAGCGTACCCGCTCGACGGGTGGGTGGAATGCGTCCCGCTCGCGGACGTGGTGGTCGAGGGTGTGCAGGCGGCATCCGCCGGCCACAAGATGAAGGTGCTCGTCGAGGTGGGACATGGCTGA
- a CDS encoding LLM class flavin-dependent oxidoreductase codes for MGRLRFGAFIAPHHAAGQNPTVALQRDLELVEHLDRLDFDEVWIGEHHSAGSEIIGSPEIFIAAAAERTKRIKLGTGVTSLSYHNPLWAADRMVLLDHLTRGRVMLGVGPGSLPTDSSMIGLDPTECRELLDDNLDIVMRLLNGERVTAKTKTHNLVDAQLQMRPYSHPMFDIVVAGVASPTGPRLAGKHGLGLLSIGATLTPEGFDALGHHFGIMEERAAEFGTTVDRNQWRLVCPMHIAETEEQAQQDVRFGLGEWIDYFGKVAAFPHFGSGGASMEQMIQYMNHSGMGIIGTPAQARELIQKLIDQSGGFGSMLIMGTDWANPAATRRSFELIAQQVAPHFQGQSQPLFDAATRAGKVREGHNQAQHAAIAHMTKKYENELAAKA; via the coding sequence ATGGGCAGGCTACGTTTCGGTGCCTTCATCGCACCCCATCATGCGGCAGGACAGAATCCCACCGTCGCGTTGCAACGCGACCTCGAATTGGTGGAGCATCTCGACCGCCTCGACTTCGACGAGGTGTGGATCGGTGAACACCACTCGGCGGGCAGCGAGATCATCGGCAGCCCCGAGATCTTCATCGCCGCGGCCGCCGAACGAACCAAGCGCATCAAGCTCGGCACGGGCGTGACCTCCCTGAGCTATCACAACCCGTTGTGGGCCGCGGATCGCATGGTGCTGCTCGACCACCTCACCCGTGGCCGCGTCATGCTCGGCGTCGGCCCGGGCTCGCTGCCCACCGACTCGTCGATGATCGGGCTCGACCCCACCGAGTGTCGCGAACTGCTCGACGACAACCTCGACATCGTGATGCGACTGCTGAACGGTGAGCGGGTCACGGCGAAGACCAAGACCCACAACCTCGTCGACGCCCAGCTGCAGATGCGGCCCTACTCGCATCCGATGTTCGACATCGTCGTCGCCGGCGTGGCCTCGCCCACCGGACCGCGGTTGGCCGGCAAGCACGGACTGGGACTGCTGTCGATCGGCGCGACCCTCACCCCCGAAGGCTTCGACGCCCTCGGCCACCACTTCGGAATCATGGAGGAGCGGGCCGCCGAGTTCGGGACCACCGTGGACCGCAACCAGTGGCGGCTCGTGTGCCCCATGCACATTGCCGAGACCGAGGAGCAGGCCCAGCAGGACGTGCGGTTCGGCCTCGGGGAGTGGATCGACTACTTCGGCAAGGTCGCGGCCTTCCCGCACTTCGGCTCCGGTGGAGCATCCATGGAGCAGATGATCCAGTACATGAACCATTCGGGCATGGGCATCATCGGAACTCCCGCGCAGGCGCGCGAACTGATCCAGAAGCTCATCGACCAGTCCGGCGGCTTCGGCTCGATGCTGATCATGGGCACCGACTGGGCCAACCCGGCCGCGACCCGACGCTCGTTCGAGTTGATCGCGCAGCAGGTGGCGCCCCACTTCCAGGGGCAGTCACAGCCGCTGTTCGATGCGGCGACCCGCGCCGGGAAGGTCCGCGAGGGCCACAACCAGGCGCAGCACGCGGCGATTGCGCACATGACGAAGAAGTACGAGAACGAACTGGCGGCCAAGGCATGA
- a CDS encoding amidohydrolase family protein, with amino-acid sequence MVAFRDRLGLPALIDVHTHFMPQNVMDKVWAYFDSAGPLVGREWPIRYKTEEQSRVEQLRAFGVSRFTSMLYPHKPDMGAWLNQWAADFAARTPDCLHTATFYPEESAPGYVAAALEAGVRVFKSHIQVGDYDPNDPLLDPVWGLLEDSGTPIVIHCGSGPAPGRFTGPDRIEALLARYPRLALIVAHMGMPEYIEFLDLADRYPLVQLDTTMAFTDFTESQVPFPRQEVPRLRDLGDRILFGSDFPNIPYTYLDALEAVTRFDLGDDWVRAVVHDNAVRLFGID; translated from the coding sequence GTGGTCGCGTTCCGGGACCGGCTGGGGCTCCCCGCGCTGATCGACGTGCACACCCACTTCATGCCGCAGAACGTGATGGACAAGGTGTGGGCGTACTTCGACTCCGCGGGCCCGCTCGTCGGCCGGGAATGGCCCATCCGCTACAAGACCGAGGAGCAGTCGCGGGTCGAGCAGTTGCGTGCGTTCGGCGTCAGCCGCTTCACGTCCATGCTGTACCCGCACAAGCCGGACATGGGCGCGTGGCTCAACCAGTGGGCCGCGGACTTCGCCGCCCGTACCCCCGACTGCCTGCACACCGCGACGTTCTATCCGGAGGAGTCGGCGCCAGGCTACGTGGCCGCGGCCCTCGAGGCGGGTGTCCGAGTCTTCAAGTCCCACATCCAGGTCGGGGACTACGACCCGAACGATCCGCTGCTCGATCCGGTGTGGGGACTGCTCGAGGACAGCGGAACGCCGATCGTCATCCACTGCGGCTCCGGCCCCGCGCCCGGCCGGTTCACCGGACCGGACCGCATCGAGGCCCTGCTCGCGCGGTACCCGCGCCTGGCGCTGATCGTCGCGCACATGGGGATGCCCGAATACATCGAGTTCCTCGATCTCGCCGACCGCTACCCGCTGGTGCAGCTGGACACGACGATGGCGTTCACCGACTTCACCGAATCGCAGGTCCCGTTCCCCAGGCAGGAGGTCCCGCGCCTGCGGGATCTGGGGGACCGCATCCTCTTCGGCAGCGACTTCCCCAACATCCCGTATACCTACCTGGACGCGCTCGAGGCCGTCACCCGTTTCGACCTGGGCGACGACTGGGTGCGCGCCGTGGTGCACGACAACGCCGTGCGCCTGTTCGGAATCGACTGA